A region from the Rhodamnia argentea isolate NSW1041297 chromosome 7, ASM2092103v1, whole genome shotgun sequence genome encodes:
- the LOC115734643 gene encoding protein NRT1/ PTR FAMILY 2.10-like isoform X2 codes for MKSIAATNLINIFHGTTNFATLLGAFLCDTYFGRYKTLVFATISSVLGLLALALTAAIPKMHPCGSEKSSTCPSPNAGQMAFLLSGFGLLVIGGAGIRPCNLAFGADQFDPNTESGRMGTTSFFNWYYFTYTFAVMMSLSVIVYVQSDVSWAWGLAIPAFLMFVSLLLFFTGSRIFVKVKPEGSPLTSLLRVVVASIKKRKLKLHSPSQPWLSLFRYIPYSSINSKLPRTNQFRFLDKAAIITTKDQINQDGSAVNPWGLSSIQQVEEVKCVMRIIPIWASGMVYNVALIQQQTYVVFQALQFDRQLGNTSFKIPAASYAIFTMIGLTVWIPFYDRVLVPWLRKLTGKEGGITLLQKMGIGMVLAILTMIVSGIVEGNRRTLALAKPVGFDPRRGAISSKPGLWLVPQLTLVGISEAFTIIGLVEFYYKQFPENMRSIGGSFTFLGFAGSSYLSSFLISIVHQTTGGGDGNGGWLAQDLNRAKLDYFYYLVAALEGLNLGYFIMCARWYKYKGSEDSDLAVDNEEVNSEKVAV; via the exons attttccatgGCACCACCAACTTCGCCACCTTGCTTGGAGCTTTCCTCTGCGACACTTACTTTGGGCGCTACAAGACGCTAGTGTTCGCCACCATTTCCTCGGTTCTG GGATTACTTGCACTTGCTCTAACCGCTGCAATCCCAAAGATGCATCCCTGTGGATCAGAGAAGAGCAGTACATGCCCCAGTCCTAATGCGGGGCAAATGGCTTTCCTGCTAAGCGGGTTTGGTCTGCTAGTGATTGGTGGAGCTGGTATTAGACCATGTAATCTGGCATTTGGTGCTGATCAGTTCGACCCCAATACAGAATCCGGAAGGATGGGAACTACCAGCTTCTTCAATTGGTACTATTTCACCTACACTTTCGCCGTGATGATGTCCTTATCAGTCATCGTTTACGTGCAGTCCGACGTGAGTTGGGCTTGGGGGTTAGCCATTCCTGCATTTCTCATGTTCGTTTCACTTCTACTCTTCTTCACGGGTTCGAGAATTTTCGTGAAAGTGAAACCAGAAGGTAGCCCCTTGACGAGCTTGTTGCGGGTGGTAGTGGCTTCGATCAAGAAGAGGAAGTTGAAGTTACATTCTCCATCCCAACCATGGCTCTCCCTCTTTCGTTACATACCCTACAGCTCTATCAACTCCAAGCTCCCCCGCACTAATCAGTTCAG ATTCCTCGATAAAGCCGCTATCATCACCACAAAAGACCAAATCAACCAAGACGGATCAGCAGTCAATCCATGGGGTCTCTCCAGCATTCAACAGGTGGAAGAGGTGAAGTGTGTGATGCGAATCATCCCCATTTGGGCATCAGGCATGGTGTACAACGTAGCTTTAATCCAGCAGCAGACGTATGTCGTCTTCCAAGCACTTCAATTCGACCGGCAACTCGGAAACACAAGCTTCAAGATCCCGGCCGCGTCCTACGCCATTTTCACCATGATTGGCCTCACTGTCTGGATCCCCTTCTATGACAGAGTCCTAGTCCCATGGCTAAGGAAGCTCACAGGCAAAGAAGGTGGCATCACACTACTTCAGAAGATGGGCATTGGCATGGTACTAGCCATCCTCACTATGATCGTGTCGGGCATTGTCGAAGGAAACAGGAGAACTTTGGCACTTGCAAAGCCTGTTGGATTCGACCCAAGAAGAGGTGCAATCTCCTCTAAGCCAGGGCTATGGTTGGTGCCCCAGCTGACACTTGTGGGCATATCGGAAGCATTCACAATTATTGGTCTTGTGGAATTTTACTACAAGCAGTTCCCAGAGAACATGAGAAGCATCGGTGGGTCCTTCACCTTCCTGGGCTTCGCGGGGTCGAGTTACCTGAGCAGTTTTCTCATATCCATTGTTCACCAAACCACTGGTGGAGGAGATGGGAATGGGGGATGGTTGGCTCAAGATCTGAACAGGGCGAAGTTGGATTATTTCTACTACTTGGTTGCTGCACTGGAGGGCTTGAACTTAGGTTACTTCATCATGTGCGCTAGGTGGTACAAGTACAAAGGCAGTGAAGACAGTGATCTTGCAGTTGACAACGAAGAAGTTAACTCAGAAAAAGTTGCTGTGTGA
- the LOC115734643 gene encoding protein NRT1/ PTR FAMILY 2.9-like isoform X1, producing the protein MVETMEQKQKSVATDETDKIHYSGWKAMPFVIGNETFEKLGTIGTLANLLVYLTTVFNMKSITATNLVNIFHGTTNFATLLGAFLCDTYFGRYKTLVFATISSVLGLLALALTAAIPKMHPCGSEKSSTCPSPNAGQMAFLLSGFGLLVIGGAGIRPCNLAFGADQFDPNTESGRMGTTSFFNWYYFTYTFAVMMSLSVIVYVQSDVSWAWGLAIPAFLMFVSLLLFFTGSRIFVKVKPEGSPLTSLLRVVVASIKKRKLKLHSPSQPWLSLFRYIPYSSINSKLPRTNQFRFLDKAAIITTKDQINQDGSAVNPWGLSSIQQVEEVKCVMRIIPIWASGMVYNVALIQQQTYVVFQALQFDRQLGNTSFKIPAASYAIFTMIGLTVWIPFYDRVLVPWLRKLTGKEGGITLLQKMGIGMVLAILTMIVSGIVEGNRRTLALAKPVGFDPRRGAISSKPGLWLVPQLTLVGISEAFTIIGLVEFYYKQFPENMRSIGGSFTFLGFAGSSYLSSFLISIVHQTTGGGDGNGGWLAQDLNRAKLDYFYYLVAALEGLNLGYFIMCARWYKYKGSEDSDLAVDNEEVNSEKVAV; encoded by the exons ATGGTTGAAACAATGGAGCAGAAGCAGAAGAGCGTTGCAACTGATGAGACTGATAAGATTCACTACAGCGGATGGAAAGCCATGCCTTTTGTCATAG GAAACGAGACATTTGAGAAGCTCGGGACGATCGGAACCTTGGCCAACCTGTTGGTCTATCTAACTACTGTCTTCAACATGAAGAGCATCACTGCTACTAATcttgtcaacattttccatgGCACCACCAACTTCGCCACCTTGCTTGGAGCTTTCCTCTGCGACACTTACTTTGGGCGCTACAAGACGCTAGTGTTCGCCACCATTTCCTCGGTTCTG GGATTACTTGCACTTGCTCTAACCGCTGCAATCCCAAAGATGCATCCCTGTGGATCAGAGAAGAGCAGTACATGCCCCAGTCCTAATGCGGGGCAAATGGCTTTCCTGCTAAGCGGGTTTGGTCTGCTAGTGATTGGTGGAGCTGGTATTAGACCATGTAATCTGGCATTTGGTGCTGATCAGTTCGACCCCAATACAGAATCCGGAAGGATGGGAACTACCAGCTTCTTCAATTGGTACTATTTCACCTACACTTTCGCCGTGATGATGTCCTTATCAGTCATCGTTTACGTGCAGTCCGACGTGAGTTGGGCTTGGGGGTTAGCCATTCCTGCATTTCTCATGTTCGTTTCACTTCTACTCTTCTTCACGGGTTCGAGAATTTTCGTGAAAGTGAAACCAGAAGGTAGCCCCTTGACGAGCTTGTTGCGGGTGGTAGTGGCTTCGATCAAGAAGAGGAAGTTGAAGTTACATTCTCCATCCCAACCATGGCTCTCCCTCTTTCGTTACATACCCTACAGCTCTATCAACTCCAAGCTCCCCCGCACTAATCAGTTCAG ATTCCTCGATAAAGCCGCTATCATCACCACAAAAGACCAAATCAACCAAGACGGATCAGCAGTCAATCCATGGGGTCTCTCCAGCATTCAACAGGTGGAAGAGGTGAAGTGTGTGATGCGAATCATCCCCATTTGGGCATCAGGCATGGTGTACAACGTAGCTTTAATCCAGCAGCAGACGTATGTCGTCTTCCAAGCACTTCAATTCGACCGGCAACTCGGAAACACAAGCTTCAAGATCCCGGCCGCGTCCTACGCCATTTTCACCATGATTGGCCTCACTGTCTGGATCCCCTTCTATGACAGAGTCCTAGTCCCATGGCTAAGGAAGCTCACAGGCAAAGAAGGTGGCATCACACTACTTCAGAAGATGGGCATTGGCATGGTACTAGCCATCCTCACTATGATCGTGTCGGGCATTGTCGAAGGAAACAGGAGAACTTTGGCACTTGCAAAGCCTGTTGGATTCGACCCAAGAAGAGGTGCAATCTCCTCTAAGCCAGGGCTATGGTTGGTGCCCCAGCTGACACTTGTGGGCATATCGGAAGCATTCACAATTATTGGTCTTGTGGAATTTTACTACAAGCAGTTCCCAGAGAACATGAGAAGCATCGGTGGGTCCTTCACCTTCCTGGGCTTCGCGGGGTCGAGTTACCTGAGCAGTTTTCTCATATCCATTGTTCACCAAACCACTGGTGGAGGAGATGGGAATGGGGGATGGTTGGCTCAAGATCTGAACAGGGCGAAGTTGGATTATTTCTACTACTTGGTTGCTGCACTGGAGGGCTTGAACTTAGGTTACTTCATCATGTGCGCTAGGTGGTACAAGTACAAAGGCAGTGAAGACAGTGATCTTGCAGTTGACAACGAAGAAGTTAACTCAGAAAAAGTTGCTGTGTGA